In the genome of Paramisgurnus dabryanus chromosome 18, PD_genome_1.1, whole genome shotgun sequence, one region contains:
- the cd8b gene encoding T-cell surface glycoprotein CD8 beta chain, translating to MTGSCVWICLFVWTAVAAQNSSRETLTVLYPKIGGTESLNCNCPDHTCQEAFWYRYLEKNNSLQFLLYYNSAGTGKHGELDKDTMQRIKGSMSAGSKTSYSLRITGFREDETGIYSCMFKTKPVIPVGYYIRPGVNPPTLQPPTTKPKKNKQSCKICRPYTPEGCVRSILWPGIGALLLLAVALAGTLYYFSRLPRKCRHQFAKTNQFR from the exons ATGACCGGCTCTTGCGTATGGATTTGTCTGTTCGTATGGACGGCAG TGGCCGCGCAGAACTCCTCCCGAGAGACGTTGACGGTTCTCTACCCCAAAATCGGTGGCACGGAGTCTCTTAACTGTAATTGTCCGGATCACACCTGCCAGGAGGCTTTCTGGTACCGATACCTTGAGAAGAATAACAGCCTCCAGTTTCTCCTGTATTATAACAGCGCTGGCACCGGAAAACACGGAGAACTTGACAAGGACACGATGCAGCGCATCAAGGGCTCCATGTCCGCAGGATCGAAAACCAGCTACAGCCTCCGTATAACTGGATTTCGGGAAGATGAAACTGGCATTTATTCCTGCATGTTTAAAACTAAACCTGTCATTCCTGTTGGATATTATATTAGGCCTGGag TGAATCCTCCAACGCTTCAGCCACCAACGACCAAGCCCAAAAAAAACAAGCAGTCCTGTAAAATTTGTAGACCCTACACTCCTGAAG GCTGTGTGCGCTCGATCCTTTGGCCGGGCATTGGTGCTCTTCTGCTGTTGGCTGTTGCTCTTGCGGGCACACTTTACTACTTCAGTC GTCTGCCTAGGAAGTGCAGACATCAGTTTGCaaa AACAAATCAGTTCAGATGA
- the cd8a gene encoding T-cell surface glycoprotein CD8 alpha chain, whose translation MFQIYIGFYLILVLFQGGGSTDIKDGDDVSVDCVPDITGTLIFWFRIQNDGPKFLFTSKNADVKSTNVPENYKVTYSGSQMRLTIKNFDKKKDSGVYTCAAMNNNMLRFGTHTTINGKPDPTTQPPKKAPAPTKAMSDIVATTKTQCACNKKDPKTFLNCETWILSSLASGCGFLLLILVITILYCNRIRTRRCPHHYKRHPQNRPTGHAKLPNSHF comes from the exons ATGTTTCAAATATACATTGGATTTTATCTGATTTTAGTCCTGTTCCAGGGTG GGGGCTCGACAGATATTAAAGACGGAGATGATGTATCAGTCGACTGTGTCCCAGACATCACTGGCACTTTAATATTCTGGTTTCGGATTCAAAATGACGGCCCAAAGTTCTTATTTACTAGTAAAAACGCAGATGTAAAATCTACTAATGTTCCTGAAAACTACAAAGTAACGTATTCAGGTAGCCAGATGCGTTTGACCATTAAGAATTTCGATAAAAAGAAAGATAGTGGTGTGTACACCTGTGCAGCTATGAACAACAACATGCTTCGTTTTGGAACACACACTACTATCAATGGAAAACCAG ATCCAACAACACAACCTCCAAAAAAAGCTCCAGCACCAACCAAGGCAATGTCTGATATTGTGGCAACGACAAAAACACAGTGTGCATGCAACAAAAAAG ATCCGAAGACTTTCCTGAACTGTGAGACTTGGATATTATCATCTTTGGCATCTGGCTGTGGATTTCTCCTTCTTATCCTGGTCATCACAATTTTGTACTGCAACC GTATAAGAACAAGACGATGTCCCCACCATTACAAAAGACA TCCTCAGAACAGACCCACAGGACACGCTAAACTACCCAACAGCCACTTTTAG